GCTGATGGCCCCGGTCACCGGGCAGACGAACTTGGCACCGGCAAAAATCAATACGTCGCGGACGGGCAGCACCCAACCCTTGGGAACCCCCTTGAGGTCGGGGTTGTGGCTGAGGCTCAGGTGGGTCTTGACCATCATGGTGGCAAAATCCCGCATTTCCGGATTGGACTCCACCCACTTGGCCTTGGCCTCCGCCTCCGGGGTCCAGCTCACACCGTCGGCGCCGTACACTTCCTTGGCAATAACCTCCACCCGCTGCCGGAACGGCATATCCAGTGGGTACAGAAACTTGAAATCGACCGGCTCCTTGCAGGCATCCATAACCGCGTCCGCCAGCTCCAGAGCTCCTTCTCCGCCCTTAAGCCAGTGTTCGGACACGGCACAGCGCGCTCCCGCCTGCTCCACCAGCCGGCGCACCAGGGCGATTTCGTCCTTAGTATCGGTGTAGAAGGAGTTGAGGCACACCACCGGATTGGCTCCGGACTTCTTCACGATGTTGACGTGATGCAGCAGGTTCTCCACACCCTTCTCCAACAAAGGCAGGTTCTCCCGGGTGTATTCGTCGGGCAGCGGCCGGCCGGGAACCACCTTGGGCCCGCCGCCGTGCATCTTGAGGGCCCGGATGGTGGCCACCACTACCGCCACGTCCGGAACCAGTCCGCTGAGCCGGCACTTCACGTTCCAGAACTTCTCGTAGCCGATGTCCGCGGCGAAGCCGCTCTCGGTCACGTGGTAGTCGAACATCTTGAGCCCGATGTAATCGCCGATAATCGAGGACTGCCCTACCGCGATGTTGGCAAACGGCCCGGCGTGCACCAGGCAGGGCTGGTACTCTACCGTGCACATCAACGTGGGATTAATGCTGTTGCGCATCCAGGCGGCCATGGCCCCGGCCACTTCCAGGTCCTCAGTGGTAACCGGGTTACCCCGGCGGTCAAAGGCCACTATTATCTTGCCCAGCCGTTCACGCAAGTCTTTTAGGTCCCGGGCCACGGCCAGAATGGCCATCAATTCCGAGCTGACTGAGATCTGAAAACGAGAGGACATCATGAAGCCGTCCTGCTTGCCGCCGATACCGATGATTATGTTGCGCAGAGCCTGGGCGCAGAAGTCCATCACCCAGCCCATCTCTACCCGCCTGGGATCTATGTCCAGGCGCCGGAGCCTGCGCTTGGCCAACTCGGCGTCATCGTAGTTGGCCTCATGCTGCATGCGGGCGGTTAGGGCCACCATGGCCAGGTTGTGGGCGTTGGTTATGGCGTCAATGTCTCCGGTAAGGCCCAGAGAGAACTCGGTCATGGGGATCAGCAGGGCGTTCCCCCCGCCCGCGGCCGTACCTTTAATGTTCATGGTGGGTCCGCCTGAAGGTTGACGGATGCACCCGCCCACGTTCTTGCCCCGCCTGCCCAGCCCTTCCAACAGCCCCATGGTGGTGGTAGTCTTGCCTTCGCCCAGCGGGGTAGGGGTGATGGCGGTGACGTCGATGTACTTGCCGTTGGGCCGGTCTTTCAACCGCTGCCAAACCTTGAGGTAATCCAGTCGGCAGATCCTTCCGTAAGGAATGATCTCGTCCTTTTGCAGCCCCAGCCGCTCACGCCATTCCTCCGGAGCAGGCATGTTCTTCTCCGCTTCGTCGGCGATTTGCCAGTCGGCCAACCTGGTGGGGTCATAAGCCATACCGATCCGTTCCCCCTTCTTACCGCATCTCACCCCGAACCCGGCCACGGATAACGAGCCTTGCCTATATGTAGCCGGGGACGGTTGACACTGTTATTTCGTCCTTGGCGGGGAGGAATCCTTCTCGTGGAACACCGTTCTGGACAGGCCCGGTACCGGCAAGAAAAAATGCGACCGGGCCATTTCCTACCCGGTCGAGGGTTCTGGTCCCGTGCTTTACATGTCACCTACTTGTCTCGTCTCGCCTGACCCGCCGCCACTTCCGCCTCTACTGCAGTCAGATCTGCCCCGCAGTACGGGCAAATCCATGTGGAGTACGGCGATGCCGAGTAGGACGTGCCACCACAGTGCGGACACCGCTTACAGAACACGGCTCTCGGGGCAACCGCCCCACCACACCCCTTTACTTCAGAAGTTTCCCGCTCCGCTTCGCTCTTACGGTCAGATTGTACCACATACCGATTATACTGGTCACTATACTAGTAGTCAATATCGATCTGCACTCTTGGCGACTTTACATCCGCCCTGTTTCCGTCTAATGTTACCACAGGTGGTCCGAGTGCCAGAAAAGAAGGAGCCAACTCAGCTGGGCGGGCGTTTACGTTCCCTGCGTATAAGTCTGGGTCTTACTCAGGAACAACTGGCGGAGAGGGCCAACCTCCACTACAGCTACATAGGCCAAGTGGAACGAGGCGAAAAGACTCCGTCCTTGCGGACGCTCAAGCGTTTGGCCGAAGCCATGCACACGCGCGTAGAGTACCTGGTCGGGGAGACACCCACCTACGAGGACCAGACGGGGGACCTACGGCGCGAATTGCTGGCACTACTGAGTGACTGCCCCCCTCAAGAGCTACAGCTGATAATGGATATGATACGGGTCCTGGTTTTCCACCTGCGCGACCGTCGCGGCTTGCTTTCCGGCCCGGATGAAGGATAAAAACTGAGGTTCGTCCCAGAGGCGGACGAACCTCAGTTGCTTCCTGCGTCTTCAGGGATGCCTATTCTTCTTCCTCCGAATAGGGAATTAACTTCACGGTTTCGGTGAGCACGTCGATGTAGCTGTAGGACACCCGCCGAACGGAGTCCCCCTTTTCGTCCAGCTTTACCACGAAGATATGGGGGTAGGTCTGCTCTAGCACGCCGACCCGCTCGACAACTTTCTTCCGGCCCCGGTTGGCCTGCAATCTCACCTTTTTACCTATACAGGCCTCCAGGTCCTGGCGGATTTCCGCCAATACCTTCTTTGCCGCCACTGCTGCCACCTTCCTCCCACTTTGGTTTATTCTAGCCGCAACATCCACCCCATGTCAAGAGTCAGTATGCTGCCAACAACTCCCTAATGCGTGGCCGTGGCGCAAAGCGTATAATTGTGCCAACCGGTCTCTGGCTTTGGAGTTGGCACTTTTCGCGCTCGAAGGAGGGAGGTCCATGCACAAGGCTGCTGTCGCCGTGATGGGATTCCTACTGCTGTGGCTCTTGCTACCCGGAAGCTGGGCTCTGGCGGCAACAGGTTGGGTTTACACCGTTCAGCCCGGTGATACTCTTTTTGGGATAGGAATCGGCAACGGGTTGAGCGTGAGTACCATTATGCAGGACAACCGGCTAACCAGTACGGTGATCAAACCCGGTCAGAAGTTGTGGTTGAGGTCAGACGGGGGCTTTAGCTACCGCGTGCGACCGGGAGATACCCTCTACCGAATTGCCCGAAGCACCGAAAGTACGGTAGCTGCCATCCAGCGGGCCAACGGCCTCCGGAGCACCCTACTCTATCCGGGCCAGACCCTTTGGATACCGACCCGAACCACCCGGAGCCTGGCCAGCCGAAGCGGCCAGTCCCAACCTTCCTGGACTTCTTCCGACCTCTACTTGCTGGCGCGTCTGGTTTACGCCGAGGCCCGCGGGGAACCGTATGTGGGCCAGGTGGCGGTGGCCGCCGTGGTACTCAACCGGCTGGAGCACCCGGCTTTTCCCGATCGCATTTCTCAGATCATCTTTCAGCCCGGAGCCTTCACCGCCGTGGCCGATGGACAGATCTACTTGACCCCCGACGCCACCGCCATGCGCGCGGCGAGGGACGCCCTCCGGGGCTGGGACCCCACCGGAGGCGCCCTCTACTACTGGAACCCGGCCAAATCGAGCAACCGCTGGGTCTGGTCGCGAACCATTGTTGCCCGATACGGCAATCACGTTTTCGCCCTTTAGCTCCTTTGCTCCAGCATCTTGCGCGCCACACGCAGGAAGAGGCTGTACATGCGTAACCTGGCTTGAAGCCGACGCCAGTTAGCCCGACCAGACTTCACCAAAACAAATCCCCCCTGGGATAAAGTATTGCCCAGGGGGGACGTTCCCCAAACCCCGTCACCGGGCCCCTACTTGGTGTGCTTGTCGGCCACCTTGGTGGCCCCGCAGGAGTCCGGCTTTATCTTGGCATCAAAACCGCTGCCCACCACCATTCCCACTATCTCTCGCACCAGGTCCCTGGTCTGGCCGCTGGTGCCCACGTCCAGATGGATCTCCACGTTGAGCTCACTGTGCCCGTTCAGCGCCAGCTTTTGGGCCAGAAAACTGGCGGTTTCCAGACTTAAGGAGGCCTCGTAAAAAATGCGCTGCCTCAGGCTGGCCAAACGGCGGTGGATACGCCGCCGATAGTAGTAGCGTCCACCCTTACCCACCTGGTGTACGATAATGGCGGTTACGAAGCACGTTTCGTCCCGCACCTGGGAGTCGGTACCGATAATCAGGCGGTACTCGGCCTCGGGGTTGGCGTCGATGAAGGCCACGAGGTCCGAAAAAACCTCCTCCAGGGTTAAGGGGCCTTTGGTGGGACTGATGAAGTACTCCACCGCCTATCCGCCCTTTCTATATCTAATAAAAGCCCGGCTCAGGGCCGCATAATCTTCCAGGCTCAGCTCCTCGGCCCGGCAGGTTTCGGAAAAGCCCTGCTCGGATAAGACCGCCCTTACCCTTTCCTTGGGCAGCCCCAACCCGGCCTCCAGGGCGTTGAGCAAGATCTTGCGCCGCCGGCCGAAGCCGGCGCGCACCAATCCGAAGAAGAACTCTTCATCCCCCACTTCTACCGGTGGTTGAGACCGTCTTACCAGTCTTACCACGGTGGAATCAACCTCCGGTCGGGGCCAGAACTTTTCCCGACCCACCTCGGCAATGCGGCGGACCTCCGCAAAGTAGCTGACCGCGACGGTCAGGAGTCCGTAGGCCTTGCTTCCCGGGACCGCCAGCAGCCGCTCCGCTACCTCCCGCTGGACGGTCAGCACCGCCAGGGTGAAACCCGGCTCGCGGGTCAGCAGTTGCCGCAGGAAAGCCGACGTCAGGTAGTAAGGAAGGTTAGCAACCACCTTGAATCGGGTCGCCCCTTCCTCGCGGGCCAGGCCGCTCAAGCTGGTCCGCCGCACATCGGCCAGGACTATCCGCACGTTGGCCAAGGCTCCCACGGTATAGCCCAGAACCGGAAGCAGCCCGGCATCGACCTCCAGGGCCACCACCCGGCCGGCCGTAGCGGCCAGCGCGCGGGTAAGGGTTCCCAGCCCCGAACCCACCTCGACCACTACGTCGTCAGGGCCGAGGTCGGCGGCGGCTACGATGCGGCGGACCGTTTCCCGGCTGACCAAGAAGTGTTGCCCTCGCCTGGGCCGGGGCCGGAGGTTAAAGCGCCTAACCACCGCCCGGGTGACCGCAGGAGAAGCCAGGTCAACTTCTGGAGGCAGTATTTCGGCGGCCACGTCCCTAAACCATTATAGTCGATATCCATTTCCGGGGCAAAGTTAAGCTGTGGCAAAACTAAATAGGGAGGCGTTCCACCTCCCCGGCTCAATCCAGTATGTACACTTTCACCCGTTGCCGGCCCCACCGTCGCGCCTGATCGGGGTCTTCAAAGTACACGTCTATCCGGTCGCCCTTGATAGCGCTGCCCACGTCCTCGGCCCGACCGTAACCGTAGCCCTCCACGTAGAGGCGCGTGCCCAGAGGAATCACCCTTGGGTCCACCGCCACCGTACCCCGTTTGGGCCTGGTTCCGGTGGCGGTCCGGCTATGCAGTGCGTAGGCCGTGGCCACCATCTCCCGCACTTCCCGGTAGGAATCCGGCGCGCCACGAGCGGCCAGCGTTAGCCCTGCGGGAGCGGAGCCGGTACCCACGGCGATTATCTTTTCCACCGGCGCCCGGATTACCGTTACCCCGATCTCTTCTTTGGCAACCACTTCGCCGTTGGCGTACGTAACCCGCCACACCCTCTGCTGCAGTCCCTCTCGGCCGGCCCGCAGCACCTTGGTATGGCCCTTGGGCAGGTAGGACACCGTTTGGCGCCGGGTAGAAAAAGGAATGACCTCGTTAACCGCTACCTCCTCGGTTTTCACCCGTACCACTTTTACGGTATCCCCCGGGCCTACCGTGGACTCCAGTGCGGGTTCCACCCGGTCTTCCGGCCCCAGGGCCACATTCTGAGCCGCCAGCAGTCGGCCCACGGTCACCGGTACGGTGCGAACGGTTCGGGTCTCCCCTGCTATTTCCAGGGTCACCGGTCCGGAACGGATTACCTCCACCCGCATTCCGTCGTGAAGGGGAGTCTCCCGGCCGGGCTGCACCTCGTCTTCCGGCGCCAGCACCACCCCTTGGCTGGCCAGCAGTTCGCCCACCGACCCGGCAAAGGTGGCTAACCTGCGTTCTTCGCCGTCCACCGCCAGGCAGACATCGTTTCGCGCCCAGCAACCGTAGGCGACTATGACGCCTACGGTCAGTCCCACCATTACCAGGCCTAGAGGTCTTGAGCTTCGCACCGGGGTCGTCTGCCCTCCGTAGGGGAGGTGTCGGCTTCAGCCTCCCCGCCAGTCTGCCGTAATCTGTCACATTCATTTCGCCTTTTGGCCTGCAGATTCCTCCTGCTCCAATCGAGAAAGATGAAAAAGGTTGGCAGTTGCCCCACCCGTGACCCCAATGACTTCTTCCGTGTCCGTCTCCAGCAGTTCCGCCAGGCGCTCCGCTACCAGTTTCACCCGTGCCGGCTCATTGCGCTGACCGCGATAGGGCACGGGACTCAAGTACGGAGAGTCGGTTTCCACCAGGAAGCGGCCGGGAGGCACGGCGGCCAGCACCCGGCGATAATGCTCTTCGGTCCTCGGGAACGTAACCGGCCCGGCAAAGGAAAGGTAAAACCCTCGCTTGACCAGGCGGCCGGCCATGGCCGCATCCCCGGAAAAGCAGTGGATCACACCCGCCAGACCCGGTCCCACCCGTTCCAAGAGGGTTTCCGTGTCGCGGTGGGCCTCCCGGTTGTGCACGATCACCGGCAGCCCCAGGGTTTGGGCCAGGCGGAGCTGGAGATCAAAAACCCTGAGCTGAACTTCGCGGGGCGAGCGGTTGTAGTAATAGTCGAGCCCGATCTCCCCGATGGCCACTACCCTGGGATCGCGCGCCAGTTCGGCCAGCGCTTCCAGGTCCTGTTCCCGAAAATGTCGGGCCTCGTGGGGGTGAAAGCCCACCGCCGCTGCGACCATGGGGTAGCGGTGGGCCAGGTTCACCGCCTCTCGGGAAGAGGCGAGATCCGTTCCCACGGTGATTATCCACGTGACTCCGGCAGCTCGGGCCCGTTCGATTACCTCCGGCAACTCGGCGCCGAAACGCGGATCGTCGAGGTGGGCGTGACTGTCTACGAGCACGCTCCCACCCCGTCCTAGCGAACCTTGCTGCCGCCGGCAACGGGTCGATCCACGGTCAGGAGGCTCACGGTTTCACCCTGGGTTGCCGCCAGAATCATTCCCTGTGACCAAATGCCCCTCACCTTGGCCGGCGCCAAATTGGCCACCAGTACTACCAGCCGGCCGACCAGGTCCTCGGGCCGGTAGTACTGGGCAATCCCGGCCACCACGGTTCGTTCCTCCTGCCCCAGCCTCAATACCAGCTTCAGCAGGCGGTCGGCCCCGGGCACCTTTTCCGCCTGAACCACCTCGGCAACGCGGAGGTCCAGCCGGCCGAACTCCTCGATACTTATGGTTTGCCCGGCGGCCGCCTTCTCCTGACCCGGCGAGGGGCCGGGAGTGACTGTAGAGGGCATCGTCGGTTCCTCCTTTCGTGGGAATAGCGCGGGCCCGCGATTGACTGCCGTTCCCGGAGGAAGGATCCCCCACTTGCGGGCACTCTCCCAGGTCTGCAGCTGCTGCGCGTCCTCCAGACCCAGCTGCGGCCATACCCGAGGCGGGAGACCGGGCAGGAATGGGGACAGGAGGACGGTGAGCACCCTCAAGCCCTCGGCCAGGTTATAGAGAACGGTATGCAGGCGCTCGACTTGCCCCTCGCGGACCAGGTTCCACGGCGCCGCTTCGTCCACGTACTTGTTGGCCCTGGCCACCAGTTCCCAGATTGCCGCCAGGGCTCCGGCAAAATCAAAACGCTCGAGTTCCTGCTCCACCCGCTCTACCGCCCGCGCTGCCGTCTCGGCCAGATCGGTTTCCATGCGGGTGGAAGCACCGGGCACAGGCACCACGCCTTGAGTGTAGCGCTCGATCATGGCCAGGGTGCGGCTGAAGAGGTTGCCCAGGTCATTGGCCAGGTCGCGGTTGTACCGTTCTACCAGGGCCTCCTCGGAATAGTAGCCGTCGGCTCCGTAGGGAAGCTCCCGGAGCAGGAAGTAGCGGATGGCATCCGCCCCGTATCTTTCGATCAGTACTACCGGATCCACAACGTTCCCCTTTGACTTGGACATTTTCCCCCCGCCGACCATCAGCCAGCCGTGTCCGAACACCCGCCTCGGAGGTTGAACCCCCGCCGCCATGAGCATAATGGGCCAAATAACGGCGTGAAAGCGCACGATATCCTTTCCCACCAGGTGGGTGGCCGCCGGCCAATAGCGTTCGAACTTGTCGGTCTGAGAGCTCCCCCACCCCAGGGCGGAGATGTAGTTGGTGAGGGCGTCGAACCAAACGTAGACCACGTGCCTGGGATCTCCCGGCACCGGCACCCCCCAGTCGAAGGTGGTGCGGGAAATGCAGAGGTCCTCCAGGCCGCCGCGCACGAAGCTCACCATTTCGTTGTAGCGCGAGGCCGGCTGGACGAAGTCCGGATTCTCTTCCAGGAATTGCAGCAGGCGATCGGCATACTTGCCTAGCCGGAAGAAGTATCCCTCTTCCGTCACCCGTTCCACCGGCCGCCCGCAATCCGGGCAGCATCCGTCTACCAATCGGGTCTCCGTCCAGAAGGTTTCACAGGGCGTGCAGTACCAACCTTCATAGGTAGATTTATAGATGTCACCTTGCTCCCGCAACTTCAGGAACAGTTGTTGTACCGCCTGCTGATGGCGGGGCTCGGTAGTGCGCAGGAAATCGTCGTAGGATATTCCTAAACGCCGCCACAGGTCCTGAAAGGTGGCGACGATTCGATCCACGTACTCCTGCGGTTTCACCCCGGCCTCCAGGGCCTTGCGCTGGATCTTCAGACCGTGTTCGTCCGAACCGGTAAGGAACCAGACCTCATGGCCGCGCATCCGCTTGTAACGGGCCAGGGTATCGGCCATGGTGGTGGTAAGGGCGTGCCCGATATGCAACCGGTCGCTGGGGTAGTAAATAGGCGTGGTAACGTAAAAGGGTTCGGCCACCGCACCCGTCCTCCTTTTTACTTTATTTATCATAGCACCAAAAAAAGAGCTGTCAA
This Clostridia bacterium DNA region includes the following protein-coding sequences:
- a CDS encoding formate--tetrahydrofolate ligase yields the protein MAYDPTRLADWQIADEAEKNMPAPEEWRERLGLQKDEIIPYGRICRLDYLKVWQRLKDRPNGKYIDVTAITPTPLGEGKTTTTMGLLEGLGRRGKNVGGCIRQPSGGPTMNIKGTAAGGGNALLIPMTEFSLGLTGDIDAITNAHNLAMVALTARMQHEANYDDAELAKRRLRRLDIDPRRVEMGWVMDFCAQALRNIIIGIGGKQDGFMMSSRFQISVSSELMAILAVARDLKDLRERLGKIIVAFDRRGNPVTTEDLEVAGAMAAWMRNSINPTLMCTVEYQPCLVHAGPFANIAVGQSSIIGDYIGLKMFDYHVTESGFAADIGYEKFWNVKCRLSGLVPDVAVVVATIRALKMHGGGPKVVPGRPLPDEYTRENLPLLEKGVENLLHHVNIVKKSGANPVVCLNSFYTDTKDEIALVRRLVEQAGARCAVSEHWLKGGEGALELADAVMDACKEPVDFKFLYPLDMPFRQRVEVIAKEVYGADGVSWTPEAEAKAKWVESNPEMRDFATMMVKTHLSLSHNPDLKGVPKGWVLPVRDVLIFAGAKFVCPVTGAISLMPGTSSDPAFRRVDVDVETGKVKGLF
- a CDS encoding helix-turn-helix domain-containing protein, with translation MPEKKEPTQLGGRLRSLRISLGLTQEQLAERANLHYSYIGQVERGEKTPSLRTLKRLAEAMHTRVEYLVGETPTYEDQTGDLRRELLALLSDCPPQELQLIMDMIRVLVFHLRDRRGLLSGPDEG
- a CDS encoding Veg family protein, translating into MAAKKVLAEIRQDLEACIGKKVRLQANRGRKKVVERVGVLEQTYPHIFVVKLDEKGDSVRRVSYSYIDVLTETVKLIPYSEEEE
- a CDS encoding cell wall hydrolase, whose protein sequence is MHKAAVAVMGFLLLWLLLPGSWALAATGWVYTVQPGDTLFGIGIGNGLSVSTIMQDNRLTSTVIKPGQKLWLRSDGGFSYRVRPGDTLYRIARSTESTVAAIQRANGLRSTLLYPGQTLWIPTRTTRSLASRSGQSQPSWTSSDLYLLARLVYAEARGEPYVGQVAVAAVVLNRLEHPAFPDRISQIIFQPGAFTAVADGQIYLTPDATAMRAARDALRGWDPTGGALYYWNPAKSSNRWVWSRTIVARYGNHVFAL
- a CDS encoding ribonuclease H-like YkuK family protein: MEYFISPTKGPLTLEEVFSDLVAFIDANPEAEYRLIIGTDSQVRDETCFVTAIIVHQVGKGGRYYYRRRIHRRLASLRQRIFYEASLSLETASFLAQKLALNGHSELNVEIHLDVGTSGQTRDLVREIVGMVVGSGFDAKIKPDSCGATKVADKHTK
- the rsmA gene encoding 16S rRNA (adenine(1518)-N(6)/adenine(1519)-N(6))-dimethyltransferase RsmA — encoded protein: MAAEILPPEVDLASPAVTRAVVRRFNLRPRPRRGQHFLVSRETVRRIVAAADLGPDDVVVEVGSGLGTLTRALAATAGRVVALEVDAGLLPVLGYTVGALANVRIVLADVRRTSLSGLAREEGATRFKVVANLPYYLTSAFLRQLLTREPGFTLAVLTVQREVAERLLAVPGSKAYGLLTVAVSYFAEVRRIAEVGREKFWPRPEVDSTVVRLVRRSQPPVEVGDEEFFFGLVRAGFGRRRKILLNALEAGLGLPKERVRAVLSEQGFSETCRAEELSLEDYAALSRAFIRYRKGG
- a CDS encoding ubiquitin-like domain-containing protein, translating into MRSSRPLGLVMVGLTVGVIVAYGCWARNDVCLAVDGEERRLATFAGSVGELLASQGVVLAPEDEVQPGRETPLHDGMRVEVIRSGPVTLEIAGETRTVRTVPVTVGRLLAAQNVALGPEDRVEPALESTVGPGDTVKVVRVKTEEVAVNEVIPFSTRRQTVSYLPKGHTKVLRAGREGLQQRVWRVTYANGEVVAKEEIGVTVIRAPVEKIIAVGTGSAPAGLTLAARGAPDSYREVREMVATAYALHSRTATGTRPKRGTVAVDPRVIPLGTRLYVEGYGYGRAEDVGSAIKGDRIDVYFEDPDQARRWGRQRVKVYILD
- a CDS encoding TatD family hydrolase translates to MLVDSHAHLDDPRFGAELPEVIERARAAGVTWIITVGTDLASSREAVNLAHRYPMVAAAVGFHPHEARHFREQDLEALAELARDPRVVAIGEIGLDYYYNRSPREVQLRVFDLQLRLAQTLGLPVIVHNREAHRDTETLLERVGPGLAGVIHCFSGDAAMAGRLVKRGFYLSFAGPVTFPRTEEHYRRVLAAVPPGRFLVETDSPYLSPVPYRGQRNEPARVKLVAERLAELLETDTEEVIGVTGGATANLFHLSRLEQEESAGQKAK
- the metG gene encoding methionine--tRNA ligase — protein: MAEPFYVTTPIYYPSDRLHIGHALTTTMADTLARYKRMRGHEVWFLTGSDEHGLKIQRKALEAGVKPQEYVDRIVATFQDLWRRLGISYDDFLRTTEPRHQQAVQQLFLKLREQGDIYKSTYEGWYCTPCETFWTETRLVDGCCPDCGRPVERVTEEGYFFRLGKYADRLLQFLEENPDFVQPASRYNEMVSFVRGGLEDLCISRTTFDWGVPVPGDPRHVVYVWFDALTNYISALGWGSSQTDKFERYWPAATHLVGKDIVRFHAVIWPIMLMAAGVQPPRRVFGHGWLMVGGGKMSKSKGNVVDPVVLIERYGADAIRYFLLRELPYGADGYYSEEALVERYNRDLANDLGNLFSRTLAMIERYTQGVVPVPGASTRMETDLAETAARAVERVEQELERFDFAGALAAIWELVARANKYVDEAAPWNLVREGQVERLHTVLYNLAEGLRVLTVLLSPFLPGLPPRVWPQLGLEDAQQLQTWESARKWGILPPGTAVNRGPALFPRKEEPTMPSTVTPGPSPGQEKAAAGQTISIEEFGRLDLRVAEVVQAEKVPGADRLLKLVLRLGQEERTVVAGIAQYYRPEDLVGRLVVLVANLAPAKVRGIWSQGMILAATQGETVSLLTVDRPVAGGSKVR